The Alnus glutinosa chromosome 8, dhAlnGlut1.1, whole genome shotgun sequence DNA segment TAAAAGTTCAGGCCATGGAGATCAGAAGCAGTGATGGTGGTGGGGGCTGCTGTTAGGCTATGGCCCGGTTGGCCGGAGCTTGATGACGAGCCAGATAGAAGCATGGAAGCGGCGGCGGAAGTGGTGGAAGCCATGGCGGTGGCCGACATAGGAAGCGGGTGGTTATGTGCTCCTTCATAGGTGGTGATCAAGATGGACATGTCCTCAGCACATCTTTGCACCTGAAATTGCAAACAATTATTGCATATATTGCATGTAAATTAAAGAGAGTGTATATACGAAACTTATTTTTAATCTGTTAATTCCTAAAAAATTATCTAATTTCAAATTTgtcttatttattctttttttttccccttcttaAATAGTGTATTATGGTGTATTAGTAtgtgttaaatcatcacttattccaaaattttaagctgataggaatatgtaaatttaattatttaatcaatattttaacactcttccTCACGTGTAGGCTCAGACTTCCTTTTAATAGTTAATAGGTGGCCCAAcacatggaatatttaattgaaattgaaggtAAATGACGTAGTCAAAgtttgaactcaagacctttggTTCAATTTCTGATACCggccatgttaaattactatttatcccaaaagcttaagttgataaaaagatataaatttaatcacttactTAATACTTTAACAGTAGAGATAAGCAGACATGATACTTTCTTTTATAAAGtaacataaatttaaaagaaaaaaataaaagaaaatgcaaaatcagtacTCACACAGATGTTAGAGATGAGGGCCGGATTAATTAGTACCGAGGCAAATTATATATTACTCTTTGCTGGTTTTGATTAGCCTTTTGTTTAGAACAAAATTGTGggttgtcataaaaaaaaaaaaaatgtcatatatatttatattagtCAATAATATATTCAAGTAAACATCATAACGgacaaatacaacaaaaaagtTTTCTATGGGAACACAGAAACCAAGTGCATgtatgtttaaattgtttaataatggctaattttgaaaaaatgtgagtgagaactctttttctttttgggtgaGATTCACATTTAAAAGGAGTgccttttgtattttaaattagttgttaataatttcaaaaagaatgtaaGCGGTTTCAAAACCTTTGCCGGTTTCTAAAATCATTACCAAAATACAATACTGTATGCTTAAAAACGCATTTTAGTGTCGTTTAAGATAGTGTCGTTCGCACAAAACAGCACTAATTAGCTATACATACTTTACAGATTTAataagttgtaattttgaaatttggatAATTTCTCAAagataaaacatatatatatatatatatatatatatacatactttaaactataaatttttttatataagtaccTGTTTTCTTACTGGGCACGAGGGTGCAACAGTACAACGATAGTATGCTCGAGGGCATGGGTTTCCTTTTGCAATCTTTTGTCCATATTTCCTCCATTGGCATCCATCATTcatctgtatatatataaaaagttaaaaaatatcTGTTGTTGAATAATATTTAATCATCGTTAATGGATGATTAATTAAATACTTACTGTTGGAGTTTCACATCGAGCCCTCACAGAAACCCTAGCTTTCTTCATAGGATTCTGCTGTGAAACCTCATCATCTCCAGTACTTCTCATTGTCTTCAGACCTTTATTACCACCAGGTGGCCATGTCTCCCCAGCGTCTTCCTTGGCTTCTTCAGAATTACTGTTAAAAGGGCTTGGATTACGCAAAGATTGATCACTTAATTCTTTTGATTTAGACAAATCGAATTTGCAGTCCAGTCCAAGACTCAAGCCTTCTTTAGAtttctcatcatcatcatcatctttcCATTGGCTAGAATTAGAAGCTATAATATTCTTTTCGTCCTTTTTTGTGTCACTTTGAACTACTCTTCCAAGGCTAAGGGAAACAAACTGATGATCCGGCTCTTCAACTTCTTGATGCTTGTTTCTCCCTTTTTGTTGAACAATGTCATAGAATCGCATTTGGAGGGTCTGGTAATCCTTCACCATTCGATCTAAATGCTTCTTTAGCCTTTGATTTTCTTCTCTCACCTCACCCATTTCTGCTCTAGCAGATTGAAGCTGATCATCCTGTATGTATTCAATTCACACATATAATTATAGACTGATTTATTATTCATCCTATATTCTTTGATTAATGCTAGATattgcatttttatttcataattatgaCGTGACAGCCACTTAAATCAattcttatattaaaaaaaaaaaaaaatcaaagattggTTTGGATAGCCATATCAATCTTGTGAAatagttgtaaaataaaaatatagtatattcaTTACTCAATATTCTTGTGAACAAAAGAACAAGGTATTTCTAATTTGAATTCATTAACCTGTTTTTTTTTGCTTGAGGAAGATATTATTGAGGCAGGTGCTCCTGAAGATCTTCCCATATTAGTCACCAGTGGCGCCTGCTGGAGCATCATAGTTAGAAGAAATCCACTGGCATAAAGAATTGTATATGTAGTGAATTTGGATTCAAATAATTAACTAGGGTTTTGGGAAGgcttttattatcattatttggaattgtttatttttatgttcataATTATAATAGTTAAGAAACACAAATTCATATGAATTGAACTTCTGACCAAATAGGAGTAAAAAGCttcattaattataattaatccaaGGATCCATTGATGAGATGGCCGTAGATCCATTAATCATACTTGGAAATATCATTAGcaagtttatttatgctttaatttatttagaaaTTAGAAGAACTCTTGGTTATATGATAAAATAGAGCTGCAATCATAAACCAATTGATCGTAGACAAAATAAAACCTGCAGCTTGCTGCAGCTTAAACccttttctttaattaattaggtgAAGATGGATGGCTTcaagtcaatttcatttaattttttggatgaatgattcaaatcaatttccttGCACGCTAGTATTCTATGAATTAACTGATTAATTATTAAGCCATCCGTAAAATATTGGATCGAAAAACATCAGAAAAGAGGAGATCGAGAattaagaagaaattaaaaattttgtaaaatcGATCAAATCCACAATAAAATTTCACAAGAAACATGcatggaaagaagaagaaaaaagctgTTCTTTAATTTGAGAGGTGCATGCTTTTGATGCCATCTTGTGTTTCAGCAGGCCTGTCTGCTGGAGTGTTTGTGATCTTTGTCTGGTTGGTATAAAAGAATTCATTCatagaaataaagaagaagaggaagatcagaagaagaagaagaaagctcaaCCTTGACGACTGTCTCTTCTTCATATATTTTCTCCTCCTCGAGTACTCCACCTCCATGACCAGATCCTTCCATAGCAGCCTCCATAGCTCTCCTtatcctttagttttttttatctcttctaCCAATTCTCTGGGtctcaatttgctcctcttgATCTTATACAGACAGCATGAAGTATTTGACTCCgtttagaaaagagaaaaggccAAGATTTTCACACTCCAACGCGGACAAAATGTTAGCAATCCGGCCATCCAACTTGCCTTAAAGAAATAGTTGAACTTTTATTAACCAattaattatattcataaaatagAAGAATTCAACTTCAACGTTTGAGATAACatgtcagagagagagaaaacgaGGGAGAGCTTTAAGCCGCAATGTTCGGACCCCACGCAACACTACTGCCATCGTTGAAGTTTCGTACATAAACAAAAGTCACAAGGGCATGGGTTCGTGGTCAAACTTTAGCTAGCTAGTAGCTAGCCACCGTCGTGTTACCACCGGTGACCGGCGACCGGAGTTTTTCTTCTGTAGGGCCAGTTAAACATGGGGTAGGCTATATTCTATATAGGGCAATTCCTTTGTATTAGAAGATATTTTTAATTGAGGTACGGTCAAACTAAATTACctaaaaggagaagaaaaagattagGGTCAAACATGGGCCCATGGGTTTGGGTTTTGGAGCGGTCGGTTGGACATTGGTCCATGCATTCCACTTTATTCACGTTCAATCTCAAGGTCCATATTGGAGAGTCAGGATCCTGGGTGCCACTCTTTGTTCGCTATCAACATCACAAAAAATCATGGGTATTAATGTTCCATGTGCTTTATGCATATTATATACAACTATTttacgccttttttttttaaccatttttgACACGTTTTACTCTCCGATTGAAAATACATCTGtcacaacaaaagaaaaaaaattatatcatctAATTACATactgacatatatatatatatgttaaaagttgtaaaagagttTGATGTATATATTCTAGTATTAATTTTCTCCTTCCTCAAAATCATTTGTTGAAGAAATTTTCTAATCcagtctat contains these protein-coding regions:
- the LOC133875822 gene encoding WRKY transcription factor 72A-like isoform X3, yielding MGEVREENQRLKKHLDRMVKDYQTLQMRFYDIVQQKGRNKHQEVEEPDHQFVSLSLGRVVQSDTKKDEKNIIASNSSQWKDDDDDEKSKEGLSLGLDCKFDLSKSKELSDQSLRNPSPFNSNSEEAKEDAGETWPPGGNKGLKTMRSTGDDEVSQQNPMKKARVSVRARCETPTMNDGCQWRKYGQKIAKGNPCPRAYYRCTVAPSCPVRKQVQRCAEDMSILITTYEGAHNHPLPMSATAMASTTSAAASMLLSGSSSSSGQPGHSLTAAPTTITASDLHGLNFYLPDNYSRPKAQVYLSNPSYSSSSTFPTITLDLTSTPPASSSSQFNKFSSNYPPRYNNYSPTNLNFSTTSADQSNASSWGNGLLSYANNQPYDRIQTVGRQPNYAIAAATKAITADPSFQSALAAALTTIIGTGNGCASSFLNKTHSTNSPPGSLMFLPPSLPSSAPKSASTSPGDNRDINTIEF
- the LOC133875822 gene encoding WRKY transcription factor 72A-like isoform X2, encoding MEAAMEGSGHGGGVLEEEKIYEEETVVKDDQLQSARAEMGEVREENQRLKKHLDRMVKDYQTLQMRFYDIVQQKGRNKHQEVEEPDHQFVSLSLGRVVQSDTKKDEKNIIASNSSQWKDDDDDEKSKEGLSLGLDCKFDLSKSKELSDQSLRNPSPFNSNSEEAKEDAGETWPPGGNKGLKTMRSTGDDEVSQQNPMKKARVSVRARCETPTMNDGCQWRKYGQKIAKGNPCPRAYYRCTVAPSCPVRKQVQRCAEDMSILITTYEGAHNHPLPMSATAMASTTSAAASMLLSGSSSSSGQPGHSLTAAPTTITASDLHGLNFYLPDNYSRPKAQVYLSNPSYSSSSTFPTITLDLTSTPPASSSSQFNKFSSNYPPRYNNYSPTNLNFSTTSADQSNASSWGNGLLSYANNQPYDRIQTVGRQPNYAIAAATKAITADPSFQSALAAALTTIIGTGNGCASSFLNKTHSTNSPPGSLMFLPPSLPSSAPKSASTSPGDNRDINTIEF
- the LOC133875822 gene encoding WRKY transcription factor 72A-like isoform X1; protein product: MEAAMEGSGHGGGVLEEEKIYEEETVVKAPLVTNMGRSSGAPASIISSSSKKKQDDQLQSARAEMGEVREENQRLKKHLDRMVKDYQTLQMRFYDIVQQKGRNKHQEVEEPDHQFVSLSLGRVVQSDTKKDEKNIIASNSSQWKDDDDDEKSKEGLSLGLDCKFDLSKSKELSDQSLRNPSPFNSNSEEAKEDAGETWPPGGNKGLKTMRSTGDDEVSQQNPMKKARVSVRARCETPTMNDGCQWRKYGQKIAKGNPCPRAYYRCTVAPSCPVRKQVQRCAEDMSILITTYEGAHNHPLPMSATAMASTTSAAASMLLSGSSSSSGQPGHSLTAAPTTITASDLHGLNFYLPDNYSRPKAQVYLSNPSYSSSSTFPTITLDLTSTPPASSSSQFNKFSSNYPPRYNNYSPTNLNFSTTSADQSNASSWGNGLLSYANNQPYDRIQTVGRQPNYAIAAATKAITADPSFQSALAAALTTIIGTGNGCASSFLNKTHSTNSPPGSLMFLPPSLPSSAPKSASTSPGDNRDINTIEF